Proteins encoded together in one Musa acuminata AAA Group cultivar baxijiao chromosome BXJ3-6, Cavendish_Baxijiao_AAA, whole genome shotgun sequence window:
- the LOC135639581 gene encoding uncharacterized protein LOC135639581 isoform X2, which translates to MGKSRLGLKSNALKRQKDFFNKDQSRLERNELTYSEEFGGASSTAPSGYVADHNSLTNLLQCENYLEDLCHKREEALQKLIVEFEKQVLNEFVQSRYITLTYRCLKLMTKGPTTEAYLACRVIGLLALTVDNGNAAHEIMKESVPQLCEAFKSGSNAFKILVLQCLAIVTFVGASSPDEVQLSMKYIWETCHSADSTNTVLAAALSAWSFLLSAIDGWRIHSEYWKGSILFLSTLLEKDQHSLCVAVAEAVALISEIDRINNFSEEACATSVESLKCELCAEVKKLYEECQDRIHDKEFLQNILQYFETGVFDEVIMKTSSQDVILKVSKWSQMIQVRHIKHFLQSGFSKHMKDNERLHDIFKFIEVIQGNRPVEKIFVLTSADPKERTILRNRQRALSQMKHFSD; encoded by the exons ATGGGCAAGA GCAGATTGGGTTTAAAGAGCAATGCTTTGAAAAGACAGAAGGACTTCTTCAACAAAGATCAATCCAGGCTTG AACGTAATGAGCTCACATATAGCGAAGAGTTCGGTGGTGCTTCCTCAACAGCTCCGTCTGGTTACGTTGCTGATCACAATTCCTTGACCAATTTGTTACAATGTGAGAATTACTTAGAAGATTTATGCCATAAGAG AGAGGAAGCTTTGCAAAAGCTTATTGTGGAGTTTGAAAAGCAAGTGCTGAATGAGTTTGTTCAAAGCAG ATATATAACGTTAACATATCGATGTTTAAAATTAATGACAAAGGGTCCCACAACTGAAGCTTATTTAGCTTGTCGTGTCattg GATTACTGGCTCTCACTGTTGACAATGGCAATGCTGCACATGAGATAATGAAAGAATCAGTTCCACAACTTTGTGAAGCTTTCAAATCTGGCTCCAATGCATTCAAAATACTG GTGTTACAATGTCTGGCTATTGTCACCTTTGTTGGTGCAAGTAGTCCAGATGAGGTGCAGCTTTCAATGAAATATATATGGGAGACATGCCATTCAGCAGATTCTACCAACACTGTGTTAGCTGCAGCATTATCTGCATGGTCATTTCTCCTTTCAGCCATTGATGGGTGGAGGATACATTCGGAGTATTGGAAGGG GTCTATTTTGTTCCTTTCGACTTTATTGGAAAAAGATCAGCATTCTCTTTGTGTGGCTGTTGCTGAAGCTGTGGCCCTTATTTCTGAAATAGATAGAATAAATAATTTTTCTGAAGAAGCATGCGCTACTTCTGTTGAATCACTAAAATGCGAGTTATGTGCGGAAGTCAAGAAGCTTTATGAGGAGTGTCAGGATAGAATCCATGATAAAGAATTCTTGCAAAACATCCTGCAGTATTTTGAG ACTGGTGTGTTTGATGAAGTTATAATGAAGACTTCTAGCCAAGATGTGATTTTAAAGGTGTCAAAGTGGAGTCAAATGATACAG GTGAGGCACATTAAGCACTTCCTTCAAAGTGGCTTTTCAAAGCACATGAAG GACAATGAGCGACTTCATGATATATTTAAGTTCATAGAAGTAATTCAAGGAAATCGTCCAGTTGAAAAG ATATTTGTGCTAACATCTGCTGATCCAAAGGAAAGGACCATTCTGAGAAATAGACAACGAGCGTTGTCTCAG ATGAAGCATTTCTCGGATTAA
- the LOC135639581 gene encoding uncharacterized protein LOC135639581 isoform X3 produces MSLFKAGLLALTVDNGNAAHEIMKESVPQLCEAFKSGSNAFKILVLQCLAIVTFVGASSPDEVQLSMKYIWETCHSADSTNTVLAAALSAWSFLLSAIDGWRIHSEYWKGSILFLSTLLEKDQHSLCVAVAEAVALISEIDRINNFSEEACATSVESLKCELCAEVKKLYEECQDRIHDKEFLQNILQYFETGVFDEVIMKTSSQDVILKVSKWSQMIQVRHIKHFLQSGFSKHMKDNERLHDIFKFIEVIQGNRPVEKIFVLTSADPKERTILRNRQRALSQMKHFSD; encoded by the exons ATGAGTTTGTTCAAAGCAG GATTACTGGCTCTCACTGTTGACAATGGCAATGCTGCACATGAGATAATGAAAGAATCAGTTCCACAACTTTGTGAAGCTTTCAAATCTGGCTCCAATGCATTCAAAATACTG GTGTTACAATGTCTGGCTATTGTCACCTTTGTTGGTGCAAGTAGTCCAGATGAGGTGCAGCTTTCAATGAAATATATATGGGAGACATGCCATTCAGCAGATTCTACCAACACTGTGTTAGCTGCAGCATTATCTGCATGGTCATTTCTCCTTTCAGCCATTGATGGGTGGAGGATACATTCGGAGTATTGGAAGGG GTCTATTTTGTTCCTTTCGACTTTATTGGAAAAAGATCAGCATTCTCTTTGTGTGGCTGTTGCTGAAGCTGTGGCCCTTATTTCTGAAATAGATAGAATAAATAATTTTTCTGAAGAAGCATGCGCTACTTCTGTTGAATCACTAAAATGCGAGTTATGTGCGGAAGTCAAGAAGCTTTATGAGGAGTGTCAGGATAGAATCCATGATAAAGAATTCTTGCAAAACATCCTGCAGTATTTTGAG ACTGGTGTGTTTGATGAAGTTATAATGAAGACTTCTAGCCAAGATGTGATTTTAAAGGTGTCAAAGTGGAGTCAAATGATACAG GTGAGGCACATTAAGCACTTCCTTCAAAGTGGCTTTTCAAAGCACATGAAG GACAATGAGCGACTTCATGATATATTTAAGTTCATAGAAGTAATTCAAGGAAATCGTCCAGTTGAAAAG ATATTTGTGCTAACATCTGCTGATCCAAAGGAAAGGACCATTCTGAGAAATAGACAACGAGCGTTGTCTCAG ATGAAGCATTTCTCGGATTAA
- the LOC135639581 gene encoding uncharacterized protein LOC135639581 isoform X1 — MGKSRLGLKSNALKRQKDFFNKDQSRLERNELTYSEEFGGASSTAPSGYVADHNSLTNLLQCENYLEDLCHKRKSIREEALQKLIVEFEKQVLNEFVQSRYITLTYRCLKLMTKGPTTEAYLACRVIGLLALTVDNGNAAHEIMKESVPQLCEAFKSGSNAFKILVLQCLAIVTFVGASSPDEVQLSMKYIWETCHSADSTNTVLAAALSAWSFLLSAIDGWRIHSEYWKGSILFLSTLLEKDQHSLCVAVAEAVALISEIDRINNFSEEACATSVESLKCELCAEVKKLYEECQDRIHDKEFLQNILQYFETGVFDEVIMKTSSQDVILKVSKWSQMIQVRHIKHFLQSGFSKHMKDNERLHDIFKFIEVIQGNRPVEKIFVLTSADPKERTILRNRQRALSQMKHFSD, encoded by the exons ATGGGCAAGA GCAGATTGGGTTTAAAGAGCAATGCTTTGAAAAGACAGAAGGACTTCTTCAACAAAGATCAATCCAGGCTTG AACGTAATGAGCTCACATATAGCGAAGAGTTCGGTGGTGCTTCCTCAACAGCTCCGTCTGGTTACGTTGCTGATCACAATTCCTTGACCAATTTGTTACAATGTGAGAATTACTTAGAAGATTTATGCCATAAGAG GAAATCTATAAGAGAGGAAGCTTTGCAAAAGCTTATTGTGGAGTTTGAAAAGCAAGTGCTGAATGAGTTTGTTCAAAGCAG ATATATAACGTTAACATATCGATGTTTAAAATTAATGACAAAGGGTCCCACAACTGAAGCTTATTTAGCTTGTCGTGTCattg GATTACTGGCTCTCACTGTTGACAATGGCAATGCTGCACATGAGATAATGAAAGAATCAGTTCCACAACTTTGTGAAGCTTTCAAATCTGGCTCCAATGCATTCAAAATACTG GTGTTACAATGTCTGGCTATTGTCACCTTTGTTGGTGCAAGTAGTCCAGATGAGGTGCAGCTTTCAATGAAATATATATGGGAGACATGCCATTCAGCAGATTCTACCAACACTGTGTTAGCTGCAGCATTATCTGCATGGTCATTTCTCCTTTCAGCCATTGATGGGTGGAGGATACATTCGGAGTATTGGAAGGG GTCTATTTTGTTCCTTTCGACTTTATTGGAAAAAGATCAGCATTCTCTTTGTGTGGCTGTTGCTGAAGCTGTGGCCCTTATTTCTGAAATAGATAGAATAAATAATTTTTCTGAAGAAGCATGCGCTACTTCTGTTGAATCACTAAAATGCGAGTTATGTGCGGAAGTCAAGAAGCTTTATGAGGAGTGTCAGGATAGAATCCATGATAAAGAATTCTTGCAAAACATCCTGCAGTATTTTGAG ACTGGTGTGTTTGATGAAGTTATAATGAAGACTTCTAGCCAAGATGTGATTTTAAAGGTGTCAAAGTGGAGTCAAATGATACAG GTGAGGCACATTAAGCACTTCCTTCAAAGTGGCTTTTCAAAGCACATGAAG GACAATGAGCGACTTCATGATATATTTAAGTTCATAGAAGTAATTCAAGGAAATCGTCCAGTTGAAAAG ATATTTGTGCTAACATCTGCTGATCCAAAGGAAAGGACCATTCTGAGAAATAGACAACGAGCGTTGTCTCAG ATGAAGCATTTCTCGGATTAA
- the LOC135639670 gene encoding BTB/POZ domain-containing protein At3g50780-like produces MADFTVRRLQQGHTRIKTVPIAVTPEGFWCCPSPAAIEKNLKNRNHQDKRKTASPPRSKASSIQRSSLPPVDKRLVSAPLRSKLADDDHSHLNSATAASISSNSVDRPQMQSIETKQRKIYASFGRPETSDMKVTLHGKEGSSMRMSVHRNILAEQSSFFADKLSRLSPASQVEIADCEDVEIFLEVVGLMYCKEIKCRLIKRSLSRVLRILKVAESLGFHACIESCLDYLEAVPWVEEEEEQNVISSVRHLRDDSYGVGPILNRVASDPSNPPTDTLAQIMDLVLGSSEDRGRREMKSLVLNLLKESDRDGSVGICTETLYGSLRHCLESLLNLFRCASEPGFSHEPLGSRDRVVRRISLEVDNLLWLVEILAVRHAADEFALIWASQDELAELHSKLPTMARHQVSCVTSRLFVAIGNREMLPSKETRKLLLRVWLQPLIDDYGWLRRGSSRSFDRHAVEEGIDRTITTLPLEEQQSVLLSWLRSFLKVGDDCPNLRGAFEVWWRRTFTMPYVEHLEGSFRSEKAGGGRVCLGLDA; encoded by the exons ATGGCAGATTTCACAGTTCGAAGGCTTCAACAGGGTCACACGAGGATCAAAACTGTACCTATTGCGGTAACCCCGGAAGGGTTCTGGTGTTGCCCCTCCCCTGCAGCCATCGAGAAGAACCTCAAGAACCGAAACCATCAAGACAAGAGGAAAACAGCTTCTCCGCCGCGCTCCAAGGCCTCGTCGATTCAGAGATCGTCACTGCCCCCCGTGGACAAAAGATTAGTCTCGGCTCCGCTGAGGTCTAAGCTTGCTGATGATGACCACAGCCATCTTAACTCTGCAACCGCCGCTTCGATCTCCTCGAACTCCGTCGATCGACCACAAATGCAGAGCATCGAGACTAAGCAACGTAAGATATACGCTTCCTTCGGTCGGCCAGAGACCAGCGACATGAAAGTTACTCTGCATGGAAAGGAAGGTTCCTCCATGAGGATGAGTGTTCACAGGAACATTCTCGCAGAGCAGAGCAGCTTCTTTGCAGATAAGCTCTCGAGGCTGTCTCCCGCATCACAAGTCGAAATAGCAGACTGCGAAGACGTTGAGATCTTCCTCGAGGTCGTGGGATTAATGTACTGTAAAGAAATCAAATGCAGATTGATCAAGCGAAGCCTTTCACGCGTCCTTCGAATTCTGAAG GTTGCTGAATCACTTGGCTTCCATGCATGCATCGAGTCGTGCCTGGATTACCTGGAAGCAGTGCCttgggtggaagaagaagaagaacaaaacgtGATCTCATCAGTCCGACACCTTCGGGATGATAGTTATGGCGTCGGTCCAATACTAAACAGAGTTGCTTCTGATCCATCCAACCCACCGACCGATACGCTCGCCCAAATAATGGATCTCGTCCTCGGAAGCAGTGAGGATCGCGGCCGGCGCGAGATGAAATCCCTGGTGTTGAATCTTCTGAAGGAAAGTGATCGTGATGGATCTGTCGGCATCTGCACTGAAACTTTGTACGGTTCATTACGGCATTGCTTGGAGTCACTGTTGAATCTGTTCAGATGTGCATCCGAGCCTGGGTTTTCGCATGAGCCTTTGGGAAGCAGAGATCGAGTGGTGCGGCGGATATCTCTCGAGGTAGATAATCTCCTCTGGTTGGTTGAGATTTTAGCAGTCAGGCATGCAGCAGATGAGTTCGCATTGATATGGGCGAGCCAAGATGAGCTCGCAGAGCTGCACTCGAAGCTGCCAACCATGGCGCGTCACCAGGTGAGCTGCGTGACCTCCAGGCTCTTCGTCGCCATCGGGAACCGGGAGATGCTTCCTTCGAAGGAGACCCGCAAGCTGCTGCTACGTGTTTGGTTGCAGCCACTGATCGATGACTATGGCTGGTTGCGGCGCGGTAGCAGCCGGTCGTTCGACCGGCACGCCGTGGAAGAAGGAATTGACCGAACGATTACGACGCTTCCCTTGGAGGAGCAGCAGAGCGTTCTGCTGTCCTGGTTGAGGAGCTTCTTGAAGGTCGGCGACGACTGCCCTAATCTTCGGGGAGCTTTTGAGGTCTGGTGGAGGAGGACATTTACGATGCCTTATGTCGAACACCTTGAAGGCAGTTTTCGATCCGAGAAAGCCGGAGGCGGAAGAGTTTGTTTAGGTTTAGATGCATGA
- the LOC135639582 gene encoding probable galacturonosyltransferase-like 2: MPPLPLASTLLLLLAILSSSSPAAGQRDGPATGTSRFREAPLFYNAPSCPAPLPPGPDSACSPDALVHVAMTLDVTYLRGSMAAVLSVLQHTACPQSIFFHFVATSAAGYLSATVAGSFPSLAFQIHPFADEPTVAGLISTSVRAALDRPLNYARSYLPRLIPQCVRRVVYLDSDLVLVDDIAGLASTPIPDGVALAAPEYCNANFTSYFTPTFWANPALSVAFEARRACYFNTGVMVMELGRWRDGGYTERIEEWMDLQKRMRIYELGSLPPFLLVFAGRIAAVEHRWNQHGLGGDNYRGLCRDLHPGPVSLLHWSGKGKPWARLDGGRPCPVDAIWAPYDLLLRTAIPIDDS; the protein is encoded by the coding sequence ATGCCTCCGTTGCCGCTCGCCTCCACCCTTCTGCTCCTGCTCGCCATCCTGTCCTCGTCGTCGCCAGCCGCCGGACAGCGCGATGGCCCCGCCACGGGCACGTCCAGGTTCCGCGAGGCGCCTCTGTTCTACAACGCACCTTCGTGCCCGGCGCCCCTGCCTCCGGGGCCCGACTCGGCCTGCTCCCCTGACGCGCTGGTGCACGTCGCCATGACCCTCGACGTCACCTACCTACGCGGCTCCATGGCGGCCGTCCTCTCTGTCCTCCAGCACACCGCCTGCCCCCAGTCGATCTTCTTCCACTTCGTGGCCACCTCCGCCGCGGGCTACCTCAGCGCGACCGTCGCAGGGTCCTTCCCCTCCCTCGCATTCCAGATCCACCCCTTCGCCGACGAGCCGACCGTCGCGGGGCTCATCTCCACCTCCGTCCGGGCGGCACTCGACCGGCCCCTCAACTACGCACGCTCCTACCTCCCCCGCCTCATCCCGCAGTGCGTCCGCCGGGTCGTCTACCTCGATTCCGACCTCGTCCTCGTCGACGACATCGCCGGCCTGGCATCCACCCCGATCCCCGACGGCGTCGCGCTCGCGGCTCCCGAGTACTGCAACGCCAACTTCACCTCCTACTTCACGCCCACCTTCTGGGCCAACCCGGCGCTCTCCGTGGCCTTCGAGGCCCGGCGGGCCTGCTACTTCAACACCGGCGTCATGGTCATGGAGCTCGGCCGGTGGCGCGACGGCGGGTACACGGAGCGGATCGAGGAATGGATGGATCTCCAGAAGCGGATGCGGATCTACGAGCTGGGCTCACTGCCACCGTTCCTGCTGGTGTTCGCGGGTCGGATCGCGGCGGTGGAGCACCGGTGGAACCAGCACGGCCTCGGCGGCGACAACTACCGGGGGCTGTGCCGCGACCTCCACCCGGGGCCGGTGAGCCTGCTGCATTGGAGTGGCAAGGGCAAGCCGTGGGCGCGCCTCGACGGCGGGCGCCCGTGCCCGGTGGACGCCATCTGGGCGCCCTATGACCTCCTCCTCCGCACCGCGATCCCCATCGACGACTCCTGA